A genomic segment from Chitinophaga niabensis encodes:
- a CDS encoding ligand-binding sensor domain-containing protein: protein MQKRFICTLIILFLLAESSAQPIYFRHYEVENGLSNNSVITSLQDKDGFMWFGTGDGLNRFNGYNFKIFRIGEDKSNNPIFHLYQDAVGTLWVATLKGLFYFNSETGAFTKLEHTKGQLVRVIHGDAHNNIWFVEGTVLYRYHIKTKHIDAYQSPALQNITTLYKSSDGTLWLGCANGVLARYDAAHNDFVYYTSDKVVRTANTIETICEDKENGSLLIGTSQTGLLKFSMRDQQWKSIVLSPAKSASLFVRSLLKVNDTDYWIGTESGLYILNSRSNSIQHICKVPHDQYSLTDNAIYSICKDKEGGIWIGTFFGGINYYAHHAIAFEKFFPTSASNSIEGNVVREMVQDKYGKIWVGSEDKGIAAFDPEERSFVNYSSPGNIHGLLADNDHLYIGTFKDGLYVLDLKTNRIVRHYAAYTNNGLNSNYINILYKTAAGAIIVCTSNGVYNFDRTSGQFYHIQGLVREEFYSAITQDSKGRIWLGTHSNGIYYIDASQKARKLSVRVNGYYPFDNNKILNFLEDGDDHLWICTESGLFRMNLSNYAVEVYNTQSGMPSNIVYCTVQDDRSNIWASTSMGLAYIDLKTGQIKTFKQSDGLLSDQFNHRSSFKDKEGNIYFGCLKGLVRFNPRDLTTVDYTPPIYLTQLEVFNKDATVNSRHLFYDYPFLHEDNIRLPYNNSTFSLDFVALSFTAPDNIRYAYMLDGIDENWNFTDKNKVIHFNNLSPGNYTIKVRSTNSSGIWASNETSFKINITPPFWKTGVAYFIYTLAIIAIVYFATKYYSNRYKEKQLRMMEIFTLNKEKELYQAKIDFFTKVAHEIKTPLTLIKMPMSKILKNVESIPGMKHEVMVMNKNTDRLLTLTNQLLDFRMVESGNYFLHLNARNIVPVIEEVHSSFQPAINKKKHAWDLVIKDPVLICNIDEDGVMKIVSNLIDNAIKYCHSRITLTVQSSGEHAVLRITNDGDIIPEEERAYIFEPFYRSGNTMTAGTGIGLSLAKSIALLHNSSLEYSVEGGLNTFTLVMPLYKEDF from the coding sequence ATGCAAAAACGTTTTATTTGCACCCTCATCATATTGTTCCTGCTTGCTGAGAGCAGTGCGCAGCCCATTTATTTCAGGCATTATGAGGTAGAGAACGGACTGTCCAATAATTCTGTGATCACCTCTTTGCAGGACAAGGATGGTTTTATGTGGTTTGGTACAGGGGATGGGTTAAACAGGTTTAATGGTTATAACTTCAAGATCTTCAGGATAGGGGAGGATAAGTCTAACAACCCGATCTTTCATTTGTACCAGGATGCCGTGGGAACATTATGGGTAGCTACACTTAAAGGCCTGTTCTATTTTAATTCGGAAACCGGGGCATTCACAAAACTGGAGCATACGAAAGGGCAGCTCGTAAGGGTCATACATGGGGATGCGCATAACAATATCTGGTTTGTTGAAGGAACTGTACTGTACAGGTATCATATCAAAACAAAACATATTGATGCTTATCAGTCACCGGCACTGCAGAATATAACCACCTTATATAAATCCTCAGATGGTACCCTGTGGCTGGGTTGTGCTAATGGCGTTCTGGCCAGGTATGATGCAGCACATAATGACTTTGTTTATTACACCTCGGATAAAGTAGTGCGCACAGCCAATACTATTGAAACAATATGCGAAGACAAAGAGAATGGATCGCTGCTGATCGGCACCTCGCAAACAGGGTTGCTCAAATTCAGTATGCGCGATCAGCAATGGAAGTCAATAGTACTGTCTCCTGCAAAGAGCGCAAGCCTGTTTGTAAGAAGCCTGCTGAAAGTGAATGATACTGATTACTGGATAGGTACAGAATCAGGACTGTACATTCTGAATAGCCGCAGCAACAGTATACAGCATATTTGCAAAGTTCCGCATGATCAATATTCCCTGACGGACAATGCTATTTATTCTATCTGTAAAGACAAGGAGGGAGGGATCTGGATCGGCACCTTTTTTGGCGGCATCAACTATTATGCACATCATGCCATCGCCTTCGAAAAGTTCTTTCCCACATCTGCTTCAAATTCCATAGAAGGGAATGTAGTACGTGAAATGGTGCAGGATAAATACGGGAAGATCTGGGTGGGTTCTGAAGATAAGGGGATTGCCGCCTTTGATCCTGAAGAAAGGAGCTTTGTTAATTATAGTAGTCCCGGCAATATACACGGGCTTTTAGCCGATAACGATCATCTCTATATCGGCACTTTCAAAGATGGCTTGTATGTTCTTGATCTGAAAACAAACAGGATCGTACGGCATTACGCGGCGTATACTAATAACGGGCTAAACAGTAACTACATCAATATCCTGTATAAAACTGCAGCCGGTGCTATTATTGTATGTACCTCCAATGGCGTGTACAACTTTGATAGAACAAGCGGGCAGTTCTATCATATACAGGGGCTGGTAAGGGAGGAGTTCTATTCAGCGATCACCCAGGACAGTAAAGGACGTATCTGGCTGGGCACACACAGCAATGGCATTTATTATATTGATGCAAGCCAAAAGGCGCGAAAATTATCTGTGCGGGTAAACGGCTATTATCCATTTGATAACAACAAGATCTTAAACTTCCTGGAGGATGGGGATGATCACCTCTGGATCTGCACGGAATCCGGCCTTTTCAGAATGAACCTCAGTAATTATGCCGTTGAAGTTTATAATACACAGTCCGGTATGCCCAGTAATATTGTTTACTGTACTGTGCAGGATGACCGTAGCAATATCTGGGCATCCACATCCATGGGCCTGGCTTATATAGATCTGAAAACCGGGCAGATAAAAACATTTAAACAAAGCGATGGATTGCTCAGTGATCAATTCAATCACCGCTCCTCCTTTAAAGATAAGGAAGGTAATATCTATTTTGGTTGCCTGAAAGGTCTTGTAAGATTTAATCCGCGCGACCTTACTACTGTTGATTATACACCTCCCATCTACCTCACACAGCTGGAGGTGTTCAATAAAGATGCTACTGTTAACTCCCGGCATCTGTTCTATGATTACCCTTTCCTGCATGAGGATAATATCCGGCTGCCCTATAATAATTCAACTTTCAGCCTTGATTTTGTAGCGCTTAGTTTTACGGCACCGGATAACATCAGGTACGCTTATATGTTGGATGGAATTGACGAAAACTGGAACTTTACAGATAAGAATAAGGTCATTCATTTTAATAATCTGTCTCCCGGGAACTACACTATTAAAGTAAGATCAACTAACAGCAGCGGTATATGGGCGTCCAACGAAACCTCTTTTAAGATAAACATCACCCCTCCGTTCTGGAAAACCGGTGTGGCCTATTTTATCTATACACTGGCCATTATTGCCATTGTTTATTTTGCAACGAAATATTATAGTAACCGCTATAAAGAAAAGCAGCTCCGCATGATGGAGATCTTTACTTTGAATAAGGAGAAGGAACTGTACCAGGCGAAAATTGATTTCTTTACCAAAGTAGCGCATGAGATAAAAACACCGCTTACGCTGATAAAAATGCCGATGAGTAAGATCCTTAAAAACGTGGAATCCATTCCCGGTATGAAACATGAGGTAATGGTGATGAATAAGAATACAGACCGGTTGCTGACCTTAACCAATCAGCTGCTGGATTTCAGGATGGTAGAATCGGGGAATTATTTTTTACACCTTAATGCCAGGAATATTGTTCCTGTTATTGAAGAGGTGCATAGCAGTTTTCAGCCAGCCATCAATAAGAAAAAACACGCCTGGGATCTGGTCATCAAAGATCCTGTACTCATTTGTAATATAGATGAGGATGGGGTAATGAAAATTGTGAGTAACCTGATAGATAATGCTATCAAGTATTGTCATTCCCGGATCACATTAACCGTTCAATCATCAGGAGAGCATGCTGTTCTGCGTATAACAAACGATGGGGACATTATTCCGGAAGAGGAAAGAGCGTATATTTTTGAACCTTTTTACAGGTCTGGTAACACCATGACTGCCGGGACCGGTATAGGGCTGTCATTGGCAAAATCCATTGCATTGCTGCATAATAGTAGTTTGGAATATAGCGTGGAAGGAGGATTAAATACTTTTACCCTGGTTATGCCTCTTTACAAAGAAGACTTCTGA
- a CDS encoding response regulator: MEGIGQILKTTKPGILIVDDNDDILEYLSHDMEKSYQIFTAKDGDKAFSILQHEMIQLVVSDVMMPKLDGFELCEKIKLTLELSHIPVILLTAKNTLQARIQGLKAGADAYIEKPFSLDHLYAQIENLLASRLKLKQCYAQLPHVHINSIAHTQMDEAFLERLVNTILTHLDETQLDVERLSVLMNMSKPTLYRKIRSISDLSPHDIINLTRLKKAADLIHSGNHRVNELAEEAGYNSAGQFRRNFYKYFKMSPSEYIDKAYQKSSL; the protein is encoded by the coding sequence ATGGAAGGGATCGGCCAAATTCTAAAAACTACCAAACCCGGCATTCTCATCGTTGACGATAACGATGATATTCTCGAATACCTGTCCCACGACATGGAAAAGAGTTACCAGATATTCACTGCCAAAGACGGTGATAAGGCTTTTTCCATCTTACAACATGAAATGATCCAGTTAGTGGTCAGTGATGTGATGATGCCAAAACTGGATGGTTTTGAATTATGTGAGAAGATCAAACTTACCTTAGAACTCAGCCACATCCCCGTTATCCTGCTAACAGCAAAAAACACCTTACAGGCCCGCATACAGGGATTGAAAGCAGGAGCTGATGCCTATATAGAAAAACCTTTTTCCTTAGATCATTTATATGCCCAGATAGAGAACCTGCTGGCCAGCAGGCTCAAGCTCAAACAATGTTATGCCCAGCTGCCGCATGTACATATCAACAGCATTGCCCATACGCAAATGGATGAGGCGTTCCTGGAGCGGCTCGTAAACACCATCCTTACTCACCTGGATGAAACACAGCTGGATGTGGAGCGGCTGAGTGTACTCATGAACATGAGCAAACCCACCCTTTACCGGAAGATAAGATCCATATCCGACCTGTCTCCCCACGATATCATCAACCTCACCCGTTTAAAGAAAGCGGCTGACCTGATCCATTCCGGCAATCACAGGGTTAATGAGCTGGCAGAAGAAGCGGGCTACAATTCCGCAGGGCAGTTCAGGCGGAATTTTTATAAGTATTTTAAAATGTCTCCTTCTGAGTATATTGATAAAGCTTATCAGAAGTCTTCTTTGTAA
- a CDS encoding GH92 family glycosyl hydrolase, whose product MQKILLALTIQLAAGGSALCQQPTALADYVNTLQGTNSRHELTRGNTYPTTALPFGMHTWTPQTGSNGDGWKYQYHRKSIRGFQQAHQCSSWSNDYAVFSLFPVMDGLSVTEEDRTTAFEHENETARPYYYRVKLNNDIVTEMAPTERGAHLRFSFPKGHKGNIILDGYTGLSGVKVHPAQKMVTGFVNNGRGFKRGWKSYFVIVFDTPFTGYGTWENTRGTIQEGNLQAEGKGTGVYLQFKEGATVQVKTASSYISEEQAKLNLSRESGNHKTLEQTKAVAKKIWNEHLSRIMVEGGTEEDKATFYSCFFRASLFSRKFYELDKNGKPYYFSPYDGTVHEGYMFTDTGFWDTFRAQFPLNALLHPQMHGRYMQALLKANEQCGWLPSWSFPNEQGSMIGNHAISLLADAWAKGIRTFDPSAALEAYYHEANNKGPWGPANGRDGYKEYNQSGYVPYPKYREATAKTLEYAYDDFCAYTLATAARQEKYKQGFEQKMLNYRHVYDSTTGFMRGKDEHGNWLKDFDPVEWGGPYTEGNAWHWLWSVFHDISGLKKMLGGDEAFCAKLDAVFTEPNKVKVGTYGGMIHEMTEMVMADMGQYAHGNQPIQHMVYLYNYGGQPWKTQFHVREVMKRLYNASEDGYPGDEDQGQTSSWYVLSALGFYSVCPGTNQYVLGSPLFNKITIQLENGKKFIITANGNSAENVYTHSPLLNGKPYNKTFITYQDINAGGTLSFDMKSTPDQQRKLLPEDLPYSVSR is encoded by the coding sequence ATGCAAAAGATCCTATTAGCTTTAACTATCCAGCTTGCAGCCGGCGGAAGCGCCCTATGTCAACAGCCAACTGCGCTTGCAGATTATGTGAATACGCTTCAGGGCACCAATTCCAGGCACGAGTTAACAAGGGGGAATACCTATCCTACCACTGCCCTTCCCTTTGGTATGCACACCTGGACACCACAGACGGGTAGCAATGGAGACGGGTGGAAATACCAGTATCACAGGAAGAGCATCCGCGGCTTTCAACAAGCGCATCAATGCAGCTCCTGGTCAAATGACTATGCTGTTTTTTCGCTTTTCCCTGTTATGGATGGCCTTTCAGTGACCGAAGAAGACAGGACCACTGCTTTTGAGCATGAAAACGAAACAGCACGGCCTTATTATTACCGCGTAAAACTAAACAACGATATCGTTACGGAAATGGCACCCACAGAGCGGGGTGCCCATCTCCGGTTCTCTTTTCCAAAAGGTCATAAAGGAAATATCATCCTCGATGGCTATACCGGCCTGAGTGGCGTTAAGGTCCACCCCGCACAAAAAATGGTTACGGGATTTGTAAACAATGGCAGAGGATTTAAGAGGGGATGGAAAAGTTATTTTGTCATTGTATTTGATACCCCCTTTACAGGTTACGGTACCTGGGAAAATACAAGAGGTACCATTCAGGAGGGCAACCTGCAGGCTGAAGGGAAAGGAACAGGTGTATACCTCCAGTTCAAAGAAGGTGCTACCGTACAGGTTAAAACCGCTTCCTCCTATATCAGTGAAGAACAGGCAAAACTTAACTTATCCAGGGAATCAGGCAACCACAAAACGCTGGAACAAACAAAGGCAGTGGCAAAAAAGATCTGGAACGAACATTTATCCCGGATCATGGTAGAAGGTGGCACGGAAGAAGATAAAGCAACTTTCTACTCCTGCTTTTTCAGGGCCAGCTTATTTTCAAGAAAATTCTATGAGCTGGATAAAAACGGGAAGCCTTATTACTTCAGTCCCTATGATGGTACCGTACATGAAGGTTATATGTTCACGGATACCGGTTTCTGGGATACATTCAGGGCACAGTTCCCATTGAATGCATTGCTCCATCCGCAAATGCACGGACGGTACATGCAGGCACTGCTGAAAGCTAATGAGCAATGCGGCTGGCTGCCTTCCTGGTCCTTTCCTAATGAACAGGGCAGTATGATCGGCAATCATGCCATATCGCTGCTGGCCGATGCCTGGGCTAAAGGTATCCGCACCTTTGATCCATCTGCCGCGCTGGAAGCTTATTATCATGAAGCCAACAACAAAGGCCCCTGGGGTCCTGCAAACGGAAGGGATGGTTATAAGGAATATAACCAGTCAGGCTACGTGCCTTACCCTAAATACAGGGAAGCAACTGCCAAAACACTGGAATATGCCTACGACGATTTTTGCGCCTATACACTGGCTACAGCCGCCAGGCAGGAAAAATACAAACAGGGCTTTGAACAAAAGATGTTGAACTACCGCCACGTTTATGACAGCACTACCGGTTTTATGCGGGGTAAAGATGAGCATGGAAACTGGCTAAAGGATTTTGATCCTGTGGAATGGGGAGGCCCTTATACAGAAGGTAACGCCTGGCATTGGTTATGGTCTGTGTTCCATGATATCAGCGGCCTGAAAAAAATGCTTGGCGGAGATGAGGCTTTCTGCGCTAAACTGGATGCTGTATTCACAGAACCGAACAAGGTAAAAGTGGGCACTTACGGCGGCATGATACATGAAATGACGGAAATGGTGATGGCCGATATGGGGCAGTACGCACATGGCAATCAGCCGATCCAGCATATGGTATATCTCTACAACTACGGAGGCCAGCCCTGGAAAACACAGTTCCATGTGCGGGAGGTGATGAAAAGGTTATACAATGCATCTGAAGATGGCTATCCCGGCGATGAAGACCAGGGGCAAACCTCCTCCTGGTATGTGCTGAGCGCCCTTGGATTCTATAGCGTATGCCCCGGCACCAACCAGTATGTACTGGGAAGCCCGCTGTTTAACAAAATAACGATACAACTGGAAAATGGAAAGAAATTCATCATTACCGCTAATGGTAATTCCGCTGAAAATGTATATACCCACAGTCCGCTGCTGAATGGCAAGCCTTACAACAAAACGTTTATCACTTACCAGGATATTAACGCAGGCGGCACGCTTTCTTTTGACATGAAAAGTACCCCTGACCAGCAAAGAAAGCTGCTACCCGAAGACCTTCCCTATTCGGTATCAAGGTGA
- a CDS encoding glutaminase family protein has protein sequence MLARRFRMAIILVCGFLSSVLSFAQEQKAPSYPLITHTPYFSIWSNTDQLNASVTKHWTGADHSLLGIIKVDDTWYRFLGKETDEFATVLPTADETPYEVAYTISKPEQGWQEPGFNDAAWKTGGAPFSDDRRTAKTYWNTNDLWVRRTFVLNDNNFNNLFLRINHDDNIDIYLNGKAIYHKEGWVNNYTHLDLQEQLKANLKTGKNVLAFHVRNTAGGRFLDAGIVRKIESAESKMIKAADQKDVDIKAMATKYLFSCGKVDLELTFTSPLLIKDLTLLATPISYITYQVKSNDGNKHQVSVLLTASTDIAVDQPTQQVTARSSATGNVKLLQTGTVEQPILMKKGDDRRIDWGYFYVGASKDYSRQYISADEKTGISQFLHNKYQGPTEKAGKRLSLNTVVSFGEVGSQPVEKFMLLGYDEVYAIQYFGTNLRPWWNKNGKGNFSALMNTAATNYNTVIKKTKSFQDTIYTDARKAGGEAYAKLCELVYRQSIAAHGLVESPQKELLFLSKENFSNGCIGTVDLTYPSAPLYLAYNPELEKGMMNGIFYYSESGKWTKPFAAHDIGTYPQANGQVYGEDMPVEEAGNMVILTAAIAKAEGNADYAKQHWPVLTTWAKYLDKEGFDPANQLCTDDFAGHLARNVNLSAKAIMALRSYAFLADKLGHKAAAEYYLGRSIEMMQNWIKMSGNGDHFSLTFDKKDTWSQKYNLVWDKVLDFRLFPESVFEKEISYYLTKQQTYGLPLDSRKTYTKSDWIIWTAVMAKENEFEKFILPLQKYAEETSSRVPISDWHETTNGKQVGFQARSVVGGYFMKVFNDKLNK, from the coding sequence ATGTTGGCTCGTCGATTCAGAATGGCTATTATTCTCGTGTGTGGTTTCCTTTCATCTGTGCTTTCTTTTGCACAGGAACAAAAAGCACCCAGCTATCCGCTTATAACACATACTCCTTACTTCAGCATCTGGAGCAATACAGATCAGCTGAATGCATCTGTTACCAAACACTGGACCGGAGCAGACCACTCCCTGCTCGGCATTATTAAAGTAGATGATACCTGGTACCGCTTCCTCGGAAAAGAAACCGATGAATTTGCAACGGTACTGCCCACAGCAGATGAAACACCTTACGAGGTAGCCTATACAATCAGCAAACCGGAACAAGGCTGGCAGGAACCCGGATTCAATGATGCAGCATGGAAAACAGGCGGCGCACCATTTTCAGATGACAGAAGAACGGCAAAGACCTACTGGAATACAAATGATCTCTGGGTAAGAAGGACCTTTGTCCTGAACGATAACAACTTCAACAACCTCTTCCTCCGGATCAATCACGACGATAATATCGATATCTACCTAAACGGTAAAGCGATCTATCATAAAGAAGGCTGGGTAAATAACTATACCCACCTTGACCTGCAGGAACAACTGAAAGCTAACCTGAAAACAGGCAAAAACGTACTCGCATTCCACGTACGCAATACTGCCGGTGGCCGTTTCCTGGACGCAGGCATTGTAAGGAAGATAGAAAGTGCAGAGAGCAAAATGATCAAAGCAGCAGATCAAAAGGATGTTGATATAAAAGCCATGGCAACAAAGTATCTTTTCAGCTGCGGAAAGGTAGATCTGGAGTTGACCTTCACCTCTCCCCTGCTGATAAAAGACCTCACTTTGTTAGCCACTCCCATATCTTATATCACCTACCAGGTAAAATCCAACGATGGCAATAAACACCAGGTGTCCGTTCTCTTAACAGCCAGCACTGACATCGCAGTAGATCAGCCTACGCAGCAGGTAACTGCAAGATCAAGTGCCACAGGTAATGTAAAACTGCTGCAAACAGGAACAGTTGAGCAACCCATATTAATGAAAAAGGGAGACGACAGGCGCATAGACTGGGGATACTTTTATGTGGGTGCATCAAAAGATTATTCCCGGCAATACATCTCAGCTGATGAGAAAACCGGTATCAGCCAGTTCTTACATAACAAATACCAGGGTCCAACCGAAAAAGCCGGAAAACGTTTAAGCCTCAACACTGTTGTTTCCTTTGGAGAGGTGGGCAGTCAACCAGTAGAGAAATTTATGCTGCTGGGTTATGACGAAGTATATGCTATCCAATACTTCGGTACAAACCTGCGCCCCTGGTGGAATAAGAACGGCAAGGGAAATTTCAGCGCTTTAATGAATACAGCCGCAACCAACTACAACACCGTCATCAAAAAAACAAAATCATTCCAGGATACGATCTATACAGATGCCAGAAAAGCCGGAGGAGAAGCTTATGCTAAACTCTGCGAACTGGTTTACCGTCAAAGTATCGCCGCGCATGGATTGGTAGAAAGTCCTCAGAAAGAGCTGCTATTCTTATCCAAAGAGAATTTCAGTAACGGATGCATCGGTACCGTTGACCTCACCTATCCTTCTGCGCCTTTATACCTCGCATACAATCCGGAACTGGAAAAGGGCATGATGAACGGCATCTTCTATTACAGCGAAAGTGGTAAATGGACCAAACCTTTTGCCGCGCATGATATTGGAACATACCCACAGGCAAACGGACAGGTATACGGCGAAGATATGCCGGTGGAAGAAGCAGGTAATATGGTGATCCTCACAGCAGCTATCGCAAAAGCAGAAGGTAATGCTGATTATGCAAAGCAACACTGGCCTGTACTTACAACCTGGGCCAAATACCTGGATAAGGAAGGTTTTGACCCCGCCAACCAGCTTTGCACCGATGATTTTGCAGGTCACCTTGCAAGGAACGTAAACCTTTCCGCCAAAGCCATCATGGCATTACGCAGCTATGCCTTCCTCGCTGATAAACTGGGACATAAAGCAGCGGCAGAATATTATCTTGGCCGCAGCATAGAAATGATGCAGAACTGGATAAAGATGTCCGGCAACGGAGATCATTTCAGCTTAACTTTTGACAAAAAAGATACCTGGAGCCAGAAATACAACCTGGTATGGGATAAAGTACTGGACTTCCGTCTCTTCCCGGAAAGTGTATTTGAAAAAGAGATCAGCTATTACCTCACAAAACAACAAACCTACGGTCTCCCGCTGGATTCCCGTAAAACATATACCAAAAGTGACTGGATCATATGGACGGCTGTGATGGCTAAAGAAAACGAATTTGAAAAATTCATCCTCCCCCTGCAGAAATATGCTGAAGAAACATCAAGCAGGGTACCTATCAGCGACTGGCATGAAACAACCAATGGAAAACAAGTGGGCTTTCAGGCAAGAAGTGTGGTGGGAGGTTATTTCATGAAAGTATTTAATGATAAACTAAATAAATAA